The following proteins are co-located in the Aeromicrobium phoceense genome:
- a CDS encoding 5'-3' exonuclease, with amino-acid sequence MSAPVNRPRKLLLVVDAPSLLHRNHHARAHTRLMDRSGRPAWALHGMLRQIIEAIERFAPDAVIFGLDDRAASVRTDFYPAYKAGRAEKDAALVGQLERTGAFLDALGLATLTPPGLEADDVSASAATWARDNGWNCVIVTSDRDAFAHISEHTQVLRLINGGIDGSPLLNPARLLTMYGIAAEHYLAFAALRGDPSDNLPGVSGIGEKTAAILLTQAGSMETVWADIDHNEGRTLAATLDAWAAETGGRRMGATVVRRLAAPGARERYDFNVRIMSGREDLDLGLTPDVPGTPGLLPLDLGRVNTVVGYLGVEATTTLAVRVLSTSPASVVPML; translated from the coding sequence ATGTCTGCCCCCGTGAATCGTCCCCGCAAGCTGCTGCTCGTGGTCGACGCGCCCTCGCTGCTGCACCGCAACCACCATGCCCGGGCCCACACGAGGCTGATGGACCGATCGGGTCGTCCCGCGTGGGCCCTGCACGGCATGCTGCGCCAGATCATCGAGGCGATCGAGCGGTTCGCCCCCGACGCCGTGATCTTCGGGCTCGACGACCGGGCGGCGTCGGTGCGCACGGACTTCTATCCCGCCTACAAGGCAGGGCGGGCCGAGAAGGACGCGGCGCTCGTCGGCCAGCTCGAGCGCACGGGCGCGTTCCTCGACGCCCTCGGCCTGGCGACGCTCACTCCCCCGGGCCTTGAGGCCGACGACGTGAGCGCCTCGGCCGCCACGTGGGCCCGCGACAACGGCTGGAACTGCGTGATCGTCACGTCGGACCGGGACGCGTTCGCCCACATCAGCGAGCACACGCAGGTGCTGCGGCTGATCAACGGCGGGATCGACGGCTCTCCGCTGCTCAACCCGGCACGGCTGCTCACGATGTACGGGATCGCCGCCGAGCACTACCTGGCGTTCGCGGCCCTGCGCGGCGACCCCAGCGACAACCTCCCGGGTGTGTCCGGCATCGGGGAGAAGACCGCCGCGATCCTGCTGACCCAGGCCGGGTCGATGGAGACCGTCTGGGCGGACATCGACCACAACGAAGGTCGCACCCTCGCCGCGACCCTGGACGCCTGGGCGGCCGAGACCGGCGGGCGACGGATGGGTGCCACGGTCGTCCGCCGCCTCGCCGCCCCCGGAGCCCGCGAGCGCTACGACTTCAACGTGCGGATCATGTCGGGCCGCGAGGACCTCGACCTCGGTCTCACCCCTGACGTTCCCGGCACCCCGGGTCTGCTCCCACTGGATCTGGGCCGGGTCAACACGGTCGTGGGCTACCTCGGGGTGGAGGCGACGACGACGCTCGCCGTGCGGGTGCTCAGCACGAGCCCGGCCTCCGTCGTCCCCATGCTGTGA
- a CDS encoding methionine/alanine import family NSS transporter small subunit — protein sequence MNAEAITMMIVAMVALWGGLALAIFNLTRHDGADAEDFHRDL from the coding sequence ATGAACGCCGAGGCCATCACCATGATGATCGTCGCGATGGTCGCCCTCTGGGGCGGCCTGGCCCTGGCGATCTTCAACCTGACGCGCCACGACGGCGCCGACGCGGAGGACTTCCACCGCGACCTCTGA
- a CDS encoding sodium-dependent transporter produces MTADVTTEKAKRGAFSSRKVFIFAAIGSAVGLGNIWRFPYVAYENGGGAFLIPYLVALFCAGLPFLFLDYALGHRFRGSAPLSFARLSRPAEAIGWWQVGICFMIAIYYAAVIAWALRYTFFSVNTAWGDDPETFFMKDFLQTGDLTVDLKVVAGVLIPMVIVWLAVIVMMVVGVEKGIGLTSLVAIPVLVLAFLALVIRSLFLPGAAEGLEAFFTPDWSTLTHGGVWAAAFGQIFFSLSIGFGIMITYASYVGRDTDMTGSGTVVGLANSSFELLAGIGVFAALGFMAQSQGVAVDEVVQGGVGLAFITFPTIIGEATGGALIGVLFFGSLVVAGITSLVSVLEVVVSAVRDKFELSRPVAAAAVSIPAAVISLVFFSTASGLYVLDILDHFINQFGILLVAMVSMVVVAWSLRAVPQLAAHMNRHGSIQLLLWWRLLVGVVVPIALAYLAFDSFRTDVQTPYGGYPTWMIALFGWGAAASVMVAGYVLAPIRWRKGTSLEIPADDTEGVER; encoded by the coding sequence ATGACGGCCGATGTCACGACCGAGAAGGCCAAGCGGGGAGCGTTCTCCTCGCGCAAGGTCTTCATCTTCGCCGCGATCGGCTCGGCCGTCGGGCTGGGGAACATCTGGCGGTTCCCCTACGTCGCCTACGAGAACGGCGGCGGAGCGTTCCTGATCCCCTACCTGGTGGCACTGTTCTGCGCCGGGCTGCCGTTCCTCTTCCTCGACTACGCGCTGGGTCACCGGTTCCGCGGCTCGGCTCCGCTGTCCTTCGCGCGGCTGAGTCGTCCGGCCGAGGCCATCGGCTGGTGGCAGGTCGGCATCTGCTTCATGATCGCCATCTACTACGCCGCCGTGATCGCGTGGGCCCTGCGCTACACGTTCTTCTCGGTGAACACGGCGTGGGGGGACGATCCCGAGACGTTCTTCATGAAGGACTTCCTGCAGACCGGGGACCTCACGGTCGACCTGAAGGTCGTGGCCGGCGTGCTGATCCCCATGGTGATCGTGTGGCTCGCCGTCATCGTCATGATGGTGGTCGGCGTCGAGAAGGGCATCGGCCTGACCTCTCTGGTCGCCATCCCCGTACTCGTCCTCGCGTTCCTCGCCCTGGTGATTCGCTCGCTGTTCCTGCCGGGCGCTGCCGAGGGACTGGAAGCGTTCTTCACTCCCGACTGGAGCACCCTGACCCACGGAGGCGTCTGGGCGGCCGCCTTCGGACAGATCTTCTTCTCGCTCTCGATCGGCTTCGGCATCATGATCACCTACGCCTCGTACGTCGGCCGGGACACCGACATGACGGGCTCGGGCACGGTCGTCGGCCTCGCGAACTCCAGCTTCGAGCTGCTCGCCGGCATCGGCGTGTTCGCCGCGCTGGGCTTCATGGCGCAGAGCCAGGGTGTTGCCGTCGACGAGGTCGTCCAGGGCGGAGTCGGTCTGGCGTTCATCACCTTCCCGACGATCATCGGTGAGGCGACCGGCGGGGCGCTGATCGGCGTGCTGTTCTTCGGCTCCCTCGTCGTCGCGGGCATCACGTCCCTGGTCTCGGTGCTCGAGGTGGTCGTCTCCGCCGTGCGGGACAAGTTCGAGCTCTCGCGGCCCGTGGCGGCTGCCGCCGTCAGCATCCCTGCAGCCGTGATCAGCCTGGTGTTCTTCTCCACCGCGAGCGGCCTGTACGTCCTGGACATCCTCGACCACTTCATCAACCAGTTCGGAATCCTGCTCGTCGCGATGGTCTCGATGGTGGTCGTGGCGTGGTCGTTGCGGGCCGTGCCGCAGCTGGCCGCCCACATGAACCGGCACGGGTCCATCCAGCTGCTGCTGTGGTGGCGACTCCTGGTGGGCGTCGTGGTGCCGATCGCCCTGGCCTACCTGGCGTTCGACTCGTTCCGCACGGACGTCCAGACGCCCTACGGTGGCTACCCGACCTGGATGATCGCGCTGTTCGGCTGGGGTGCCGCCGCGTCCGTCATGGTCGCCGGCTACGTCCTCGCCCCCATCCGATGGCGTAAGGGCACTTCGCTGGAGATCCCCGCCGACGACACCGAAGGAGTCGAACGATGA
- the putP gene encoding sodium/proline symporter PutP → MSDEAFQITALIIYFLVMIGIGVYAYTKTSDHEGYMLAGRQLPPWTAALSAGASDMSGWLMMGLPGAIYAAGLIEAWIAIGLTIGAYLNWTFVAPRLRAYTEVAQNSITVPSFFENRLHDGSRSLRVASGGIVLVFFTFYVSSMMVAGGEFFRLAFGTSYTNGMLIVVAVTLGYTMIGGFLGASLTDVVQGTMMMAALIVIPIAAVITIGGWGETTDAIREVSPDHLSLLSGTSLTAATVVSIISALAWGLGYFGQPHIIVRFMAMRDAGSAKSARRIGMSWMIISLVGAVACGLIGVAFFELTENSLDNPELVVLAMGEALLHPLIAGFVFAAVLAAIMSTVSSQLIVCSSAFVEDLFKVFRPDAGPRTLLNLGRLCVLAVAVIATVLAINPSGTILELVAFAWAGFGASFGPAVLLCLYWRRLTNWGALAGMVSGAVTVFLWSSYGPEISGVALYEIVPGFIVNTVVAVVVSLMSQPVDAAVEREFDAAVDLAAAKQVAAQ, encoded by the coding sequence ATGAGCGACGAAGCGTTTCAGATCACCGCGTTGATCATCTATTTCCTGGTGATGATCGGCATCGGCGTCTACGCCTACACGAAGACGTCCGATCACGAGGGGTACATGCTCGCCGGACGGCAGCTGCCACCCTGGACGGCCGCGTTGAGCGCGGGGGCGTCCGACATGTCCGGCTGGCTCATGATGGGTCTGCCCGGCGCGATCTACGCCGCCGGCCTGATCGAGGCGTGGATCGCGATCGGCCTGACGATCGGCGCCTATCTCAACTGGACGTTCGTGGCACCGCGCCTGCGCGCCTACACCGAGGTGGCGCAGAACTCGATCACGGTCCCGAGCTTCTTCGAGAACCGCCTGCACGACGGCTCCCGGTCGCTGCGGGTGGCCTCCGGCGGGATCGTGCTGGTGTTCTTCACGTTCTACGTGTCGTCGATGATGGTGGCCGGCGGCGAGTTCTTCCGTCTCGCGTTCGGCACCTCGTACACGAACGGCATGCTGATCGTCGTCGCGGTGACGCTCGGCTACACGATGATCGGCGGCTTCCTGGGCGCCTCGCTGACGGACGTCGTGCAGGGCACGATGATGATGGCGGCGCTGATCGTCATCCCGATCGCGGCGGTCATCACGATCGGCGGCTGGGGCGAGACCACCGACGCGATACGCGAGGTCAGTCCCGACCACCTGTCCCTGCTCTCCGGGACGAGCCTCACGGCCGCGACGGTCGTGTCGATCATCTCGGCGTTGGCCTGGGGCCTGGGCTACTTCGGTCAGCCTCACATCATCGTGCGGTTCATGGCGATGCGTGACGCCGGCTCGGCCAAGAGCGCTCGCCGCATCGGGATGAGCTGGATGATCATCTCGCTGGTCGGTGCGGTCGCCTGCGGCCTCATCGGCGTGGCGTTCTTCGAGCTCACCGAGAACTCGCTCGACAACCCCGAGCTCGTCGTGCTCGCGATGGGCGAGGCGCTGCTGCACCCGCTGATCGCCGGTTTCGTGTTCGCCGCGGTGCTCGCCGCGATCATGAGCACCGTCTCGAGCCAGCTGATCGTCTGCTCGTCGGCGTTCGTCGAGGACCTGTTCAAGGTGTTCCGGCCTGACGCGGGCCCGCGGACGCTGCTGAACCTCGGTCGCCTGTGCGTGCTCGCGGTCGCGGTGATCGCGACGGTGCTCGCGATCAATCCGAGCGGCACGATCCTCGAGCTGGTCGCGTTCGCGTGGGCGGGCTTCGGTGCCTCGTTCGGACCGGCGGTCCTGCTGTGCCTGTACTGGCGCAGGCTGACCAACTGGGGAGCCCTGGCTGGCATGGTCTCCGGTGCGGTGACGGTGTTCCTGTGGAGCTCCTACGGTCCGGAGATCTCCGGCGTGGCCCTGTACGAGATCGTGCCCGGCTTCATCGTGAACACGGTCGTGGCGGTGGTCGTCAGCCTGATGAGCCAGCCCGTCGACGCTGCCGTCGAGCGCGAGTTCGACGCGGCCGTCGATCTGGCCGCGGCGAAGCAGGTCGCCGCGCAGTGA
- the glnA gene encoding type I glutamate--ammonia ligase, with protein MFGNADEFFKFVRDEGVEYIDVRFTDLPGIQQQVTMPISGFDEDTAAEGVAFDGSSIRGFQTIDQSDMKLLPDYGTAYVDPFRNPKTIAMDFFVHDPITGEAYSRDPRNIARKAEAYLKTTGIGDTAFFAPEAEFYIFDRVSYGTSPNKSYYEIQSAESAWSTGDDLADNRGYKVRYKGGYFPVQPTDRFADLRNDMMTNLSNAGLILERGHHEVGTAGQAEINYRFDTLLKAADDTMKFKYLVRNTAWAQDKTVTFMPKPIFGDNGSGMHVHQSIWNNGEPLFYDESGYGGLSDTARWYIGGILKHAPSLLAFTNPSVNSYRRLVPGFEAPIALVYSARNRSACVRIPITGANAKAKRIEFRCPDPSSNPYLAFSALLLAGIDGIKNKIEPPAPIDKNIYELPPEEYAEIDMVPTSLGAVLDALEADHEFLTAGDVFTPDLIETWIEYKRQEEILPIALRPHPHEFELYYDI; from the coding sequence ATGTTCGGCAATGCCGACGAGTTCTTCAAGTTTGTCCGGGACGAGGGCGTCGAGTACATCGACGTCCGATTCACCGACCTCCCGGGCATCCAGCAGCAGGTCACGATGCCGATCTCGGGCTTCGACGAGGACACCGCCGCCGAGGGCGTCGCGTTCGACGGCTCGTCGATCCGCGGGTTCCAGACGATCGACCAGTCGGACATGAAGCTGCTGCCGGACTACGGCACGGCGTACGTCGACCCCTTCCGCAACCCCAAGACGATCGCGATGGACTTCTTCGTCCACGACCCGATCACGGGCGAGGCCTACTCGCGCGACCCGCGCAACATCGCCCGCAAGGCCGAGGCGTACCTCAAGACCACCGGCATCGGCGACACGGCGTTCTTCGCCCCCGAGGCCGAGTTCTACATCTTCGACCGCGTCTCTTACGGCACCAGCCCGAACAAGAGCTACTACGAGATCCAGTCCGCCGAGTCCGCCTGGTCCACCGGCGACGACCTGGCCGACAACCGCGGCTACAAGGTCCGCTACAAGGGCGGCTACTTCCCCGTCCAGCCGACCGACCGCTTCGCGGACCTGCGCAACGACATGATGACGAACCTGTCGAACGCGGGCCTCATCCTCGAGCGTGGCCACCACGAGGTCGGCACCGCCGGCCAGGCCGAGATCAACTACCGCTTCGACACGCTGCTCAAGGCTGCCGACGACACGATGAAGTTCAAGTACCTGGTGCGCAACACCGCGTGGGCCCAGGACAAGACCGTGACCTTCATGCCGAAGCCGATCTTCGGCGACAACGGCTCGGGCATGCACGTTCACCAGTCGATCTGGAACAACGGCGAGCCGCTGTTCTACGACGAGTCCGGCTACGGCGGACTGTCCGACACGGCTCGCTGGTACATCGGCGGCATCCTGAAGCACGCGCCGTCGCTGCTGGCGTTCACCAACCCGTCGGTGAACTCCTACCGCCGTCTGGTGCCGGGCTTCGAGGCCCCGATCGCTCTGGTCTACTCGGCTCGCAACCGCTCGGCCTGTGTCCGCATCCCGATCACCGGCGCGAACGCCAAGGCCAAGCGCATCGAGTTCCGTTGCCCCGACCCGTCGAGCAACCCGTACCTCGCGTTCTCCGCACTGCTGCTCGCCGGCATCGACGGCATCAAGAACAAGATCGAGCCGCCGGCCCCGATCGACAAGAACATCTACGAGTTGCCGCCCGAGGAGTACGCCGAGATCGACATGGTCCCGACCTCGCTCGGTGCCGTCCTCGACGCGCTCGAGGCCGACCACGAGTTCCTGACGGCCGGTGACGTGTTCACGCCCGACCTGATCGAGACGTGGATCGAGTACAAGCGCCAGGAGGAGATCCTGCCGATCGCACTGCGCCCGCACCCGCACGAGTTCGAGCTGTACTACGACATCTGA
- a CDS encoding CHAP domain-containing protein, with amino-acid sequence MTASRAPAAASAPSVNTPAKSGRWVSIRINSGADTRVLTRENFWLRGRVLTTSGKPHARTKVRIYRDTSKGRVKVATVRTSANGWYSWMPRVPKSGKYRAIVSSVRYSPKITVKRTYGTRTLASRAKAMSFLLGTPKGGVQRANGVVWRDYTKATLVQRGTRTSVVRTHALKQMRTHGGPTGRLGAPTGDLRCGLPEGACLQQFRTGAVYVNKKAKKTVTSAVASKLGAADLIAVAKSQVGYREKSPRKSKYNKWIGRTGPRDPWCGYFVSWLAHAAGKPGSVIKAKSYPSLLKAERKRGRTSKTPRVGRLAYIGYFAKGTPSHVGIVVKTQGDHVWMVEGNVDSGGGSKHPRGVHVIKRHKSAVVFYADPKY; translated from the coding sequence ATGACGGCGTCGCGTGCGCCGGCAGCCGCCTCGGCGCCCTCGGTCAACACGCCCGCGAAGTCGGGCCGCTGGGTGAGCATCCGCATCAACAGCGGCGCCGACACCCGCGTCCTGACGCGCGAGAACTTCTGGCTCCGCGGCCGCGTCCTGACCACCAGTGGCAAGCCGCACGCCCGCACGAAGGTGCGGATCTACCGCGACACGAGCAAGGGCCGCGTCAAGGTCGCCACGGTGCGCACCTCGGCGAACGGCTGGTACTCGTGGATGCCGCGCGTGCCCAAGAGCGGCAAGTACCGCGCCATCGTCAGCTCGGTCCGCTACTCCCCCAAGATCACCGTGAAGCGCACCTACGGCACGCGGACGCTCGCATCGCGCGCGAAGGCGATGTCCTTCCTCCTCGGCACGCCGAAGGGCGGCGTCCAGCGCGCCAACGGCGTCGTCTGGCGCGACTACACGAAGGCGACACTCGTCCAGCGGGGCACCCGCACCTCGGTCGTCCGCACGCACGCACTCAAGCAGATGCGGACCCACGGTGGCCCCACCGGGAGGCTCGGCGCCCCGACCGGCGACCTCCGGTGCGGCCTTCCCGAGGGCGCCTGCCTCCAGCAGTTCCGCACCGGTGCGGTCTACGTGAACAAGAAGGCGAAGAAGACGGTGACGTCGGCCGTGGCGTCGAAGCTCGGCGCCGCCGACCTGATCGCCGTCGCGAAGTCGCAGGTGGGCTACCGCGAGAAGAGCCCCCGTAAGAGCAAGTACAACAAGTGGATCGGTCGAACGGGCCCCCGCGACCCGTGGTGCGGCTACTTCGTGTCCTGGCTGGCGCACGCCGCCGGCAAGCCCGGCTCGGTGATCAAGGCCAAGTCGTACCCCTCGCTGCTCAAGGCCGAGCGCAAGCGCGGACGCACCTCGAAGACGCCTCGGGTCGGCCGCCTGGCCTACATCGGCTACTTCGCGAAGGGCACTCCCTCGCACGTCGGAATCGTCGTGAAGACCCAGGGCGACCACGTCTGGATGGTCGAGGGCAACGTCGACTCCGGCGGCGGGTCGAAGCATCCCCGCGGCGTCCACGTGATCAAGCGGCACAAGTCCGCGGTCGTCTTCTACGCCGACCCGAAGTACTGA
- a CDS encoding CpaF family protein — protein MEVLSDRVRALVRERRIDPRTDVEAVRRAAAEAVAEHEQRSLTGAVRALDEPDRVVGELVSDLVGFGPLQRFLDDPEIEEVWVNEPDRVFVARAGRHELTSVMLTTAQVRELVERMLSSSGRRLDLSQPFVDAMLPGGHRLHVVLDGITRGFTAVNIRKFVAKAASLDDLVALGTLDERSAAFLTSCVQAGLNIVVSGGTQAGKTTLLNCLTGAIPGTQRLVSVEEVFELKTGHPDWVAMQTRQAGLEGTGEITLRMLVKEALRMRPNRIIVGEVRAEEALDLLLALNSGLPGMASIHANSAKQALVKLCTLPLLAGENVSASFVVPTVATAVDIVIHTGIDTAGRRAVREIVATTGRAENGIIEAEPIFVRRGGLLVRGAGTPQRREAFEAAGIDPEALWEH, from the coding sequence ATGGAAGTACTGAGCGATCGCGTGCGCGCGCTCGTCCGTGAGCGACGGATCGATCCGCGCACCGACGTCGAGGCCGTGCGCCGGGCTGCCGCCGAGGCGGTCGCCGAGCACGAGCAGCGCAGCCTCACCGGTGCCGTCCGGGCACTCGATGAGCCCGACCGGGTCGTGGGAGAGCTCGTCTCCGACCTGGTCGGATTCGGGCCGCTGCAGCGGTTCCTCGACGACCCCGAGATAGAAGAGGTCTGGGTCAACGAGCCCGATCGGGTCTTCGTCGCCCGCGCCGGCCGGCACGAGCTGACTTCGGTCATGCTGACCACCGCCCAGGTGCGTGAGCTGGTGGAGCGGATGCTGTCGTCGAGCGGGCGGCGGCTCGATCTCAGCCAGCCGTTCGTCGACGCCATGCTGCCGGGAGGGCACCGGCTCCACGTGGTGCTCGACGGCATCACGCGCGGGTTCACCGCCGTCAACATCCGGAAGTTCGTCGCCAAGGCGGCGAGCCTCGACGACCTCGTCGCGCTCGGCACCCTCGACGAGCGGTCGGCCGCCTTCCTCACGTCGTGCGTCCAGGCAGGCCTCAACATCGTCGTCAGCGGAGGTACCCAGGCCGGCAAGACCACGCTGCTGAACTGCCTCACCGGCGCGATCCCCGGAACGCAGCGCCTCGTGTCGGTCGAGGAGGTCTTCGAGCTCAAGACCGGGCACCCCGACTGGGTCGCCATGCAGACCCGACAGGCCGGACTGGAGGGCACGGGCGAGATCACGCTCCGCATGCTCGTGAAGGAGGCGCTCCGGATGCGCCCGAACCGGATCATCGTCGGCGAGGTGCGCGCCGAGGAGGCGCTCGACCTCCTGCTCGCGCTGAACTCGGGCCTGCCGGGGATGGCATCGATCCACGCGAACTCGGCGAAGCAGGCGCTCGTGAAGCTGTGCACCCTGCCGCTGCTCGCCGGTGAGAACGTCTCGGCCAGCTTCGTGGTGCCCACCGTGGCCACGGCGGTCGACATCGTGATCCACACCGGCATCGACACGGCTGGCCGCCGGGCCGTCCGGGAGATCGTCGCCACCACGGGCCGCGCCGAGAACGGGATCATCGAGGCCGAGCCGATCTTCGTCCGGCGCGGCGGGCTCCTGGTCCGTGGGGCGGGGACGCCCCAGCGCCGCGAGGCGTTCGAGGCCGCCGGGATCGATCCGGAGGCGCTGTGGGAACACTGA
- a CDS encoding type II secretion system F family protein gives MGTLIGLVFGIGVLLIVDSRHPRQSRAARPVRPPRLAGLLQRAGMPDVAPLALVLGSLVLAVVAALVAFTLTAVPVVGLLAGIAGGWLPFALIRSRAGRRQREHAEAWPDAVDHLASAVRAGLSLPEALIQLGERGPEQLREPFSQFGRDYTSTGRFAESLDRLKERLADPIGDRVVEALRIAREVGGGDLGRLLRSLSGFLRDDLRTRGELESRQSWTIGAARLAVAAPWLVLLMMSLQRDVIARFATPSGVVLLVAGAPTCLVAYRLMLRLGRLPTEQRILA, from the coding sequence GTGGGAACACTGATCGGCCTCGTCTTCGGCATCGGCGTGCTGCTGATCGTGGACAGCCGGCATCCTCGGCAGTCACGCGCGGCCCGCCCAGTGCGTCCGCCACGCCTGGCCGGGTTGCTGCAGCGAGCAGGGATGCCCGACGTCGCGCCACTCGCGCTGGTACTGGGCTCGCTGGTCCTCGCGGTGGTCGCGGCTCTCGTGGCGTTCACCCTCACCGCGGTTCCGGTGGTGGGCCTGCTGGCGGGCATCGCCGGAGGATGGCTGCCGTTCGCGCTCATCCGCTCGCGGGCAGGCCGGCGTCAGCGCGAGCACGCCGAGGCCTGGCCCGACGCCGTCGACCACCTCGCCTCGGCGGTCCGAGCGGGACTGTCGCTGCCCGAGGCGCTCATCCAGTTGGGGGAGCGGGGGCCAGAGCAGCTGCGCGAGCCGTTCAGCCAGTTCGGGCGCGACTATACGTCCACGGGCCGGTTCGCCGAGAGCCTCGACCGCCTGAAGGAACGCCTGGCCGACCCCATCGGGGATCGCGTGGTGGAGGCGCTGCGCATCGCGCGCGAGGTGGGTGGTGGAGATCTCGGACGGCTGCTGCGCTCACTGTCGGGCTTCCTGCGCGACGACCTGCGCACGCGCGGCGAGCTGGAGTCGCGTCAGTCGTGGACGATCGGCGCCGCCCGGCTCGCGGTCGCGGCGCCCTGGCTCGTCCTGCTGATGATGAGCCTCCAGCGTGACGTCATCGCCCGCTTCGCCACGCCGTCCGGCGTCGTCCTGCTCGTGGCGGGCGCCCCGACGTGCCTCGTGGCCTACCGACTGATGCTGCGACTCGGTCGGCTCCCCACCGAGCAGCGGATCCTCGCATGA
- a CDS encoding type II secretion system F family protein, protein MTGAIVAAMLTTGLLLVADGWRRARRPSLADRVVPYVRDVHPTADLPASRVIDQLIGPWWRRLTRSIGESLGSNAAIARRLRRCASDETVESFRVRQATWGAIGLAGAVAVSIVAWSIARPPVAALLLWCAAGLVGGCLACDQWLSSRVRTHEARMRAEFPTVADLLALSVAAGESPVASIDRVSRVSHGALSLELSRVLAEVRAGATVVDALDGLASRTGVMSVARFAEALAVAIDRGTPLIDVLHAQAADVREHARRELIESGGRREIAMMVPVVFMILPVTIAFAFFPGLAGLHLSSGG, encoded by the coding sequence ATGACCGGCGCGATCGTCGCGGCCATGCTCACGACGGGGCTCCTGCTCGTCGCCGACGGGTGGCGGCGGGCACGACGGCCGTCCCTGGCCGATCGCGTCGTGCCCTACGTCCGCGACGTCCACCCCACCGCCGACCTCCCCGCGAGCCGGGTGATCGACCAGCTCATCGGGCCGTGGTGGCGACGCCTGACGCGCTCCATCGGCGAGTCGCTCGGGAGCAACGCGGCGATCGCCCGGCGGCTGCGTCGGTGTGCCAGCGACGAGACCGTCGAGAGCTTCCGCGTCCGGCAGGCCACCTGGGGAGCGATCGGCCTCGCAGGGGCGGTCGCCGTGTCGATAGTGGCGTGGTCGATCGCTCGGCCTCCTGTCGCCGCGCTGCTGCTGTGGTGCGCTGCCGGTTTGGTCGGCGGCTGCCTCGCTTGCGACCAGTGGCTGTCCTCCCGGGTCCGCACCCACGAAGCGCGGATGCGCGCCGAGTTCCCGACCGTCGCCGACCTGCTGGCGCTGTCGGTGGCGGCGGGGGAGAGCCCGGTGGCCTCGATCGATCGCGTCAGCCGCGTCAGCCACGGAGCGCTCTCGCTGGAGCTGAGCCGTGTCCTCGCCGAGGTCCGGGCCGGTGCCACGGTCGTCGACGCCCTCGACGGGCTGGCCTCCCGCACCGGCGTGATGAGCGTGGCCCGATTCGCCGAGGCCCTCGCCGTCGCGATCGACCGCGGCACTCCGCTCATCGACGTCCTGCACGCACAGGCCGCCGACGTCCGTGAGCACGCCCGCCGCGAGCTCATCGAGTCGGGCGGGCGGCGCGAGATCGCGATGATGGTGCCGGTCGTCTTCATGATCCTGCCCGTCACCATCGCGTTCGCATTCTTCCCAGGTTTGGCCGGACTCCACCTGTCCTCGGGTGGTTGA
- a CDS encoding TadE family protein — protein MRARWPARDERGSAVPEFVMVLMVLIPLVFAIAQVALVMHVQNTMTAAASDGARAAASLDAPIGEARSRAREVLRTTLADRYAEDVSVREAQVDGIPVIEVRVSAEVPPLGLWGPGVAVDAVGRAVRQEAP, from the coding sequence GTGCGCGCGCGGTGGCCGGCGCGCGACGAGCGCGGCTCCGCGGTCCCCGAGTTCGTCATGGTGCTGATGGTGCTGATCCCGCTGGTGTTCGCCATCGCGCAGGTCGCCCTCGTGATGCACGTGCAGAACACGATGACCGCCGCCGCGTCCGATGGTGCCCGGGCCGCAGCGTCGTTGGACGCGCCGATCGGCGAGGCGCGCTCGCGAGCCCGCGAGGTGCTGCGGACGACCTTGGCCGATAGGTACGCCGAGGACGTGAGCGTCCGCGAGGCGCAGGTGGACGGGATCCCGGTCATCGAGGTTCGCGTCAGCGCGGAGGTGCCGCCACTCGGGCTGTGGGGTCCGGGCGTCGCGGTGGATGCGGTGGGCCGGGCCGTGCGCCAGGAGGCGCCGTGA
- a CDS encoding pilus assembly protein TadG-related protein → MSTRERGNVTVLTVGFLAVLGLLVVVVVNASAAFLERRELMNLADRIALHAADGLDRDRVYLGGLMDEATLDAVDALALTAGIVPSDVSLTLVTTDDRVDVRGTRRARLPLVPPGLPDTATVRAEASARLHLAP, encoded by the coding sequence GTGAGCACCCGCGAGCGCGGCAACGTCACGGTGCTGACCGTGGGGTTCCTCGCGGTGCTGGGCCTGCTCGTCGTCGTGGTGGTGAACGCCTCGGCCGCGTTCCTCGAGCGCCGCGAGCTGATGAACCTCGCCGACCGGATCGCGTTGCACGCCGCCGACGGCCTCGACCGCGACCGCGTCTACCTCGGCGGCCTCATGGACGAGGCGACCCTCGACGCGGTCGACGCCCTCGCACTGACGGCGGGGATCGTCCCTTCCGACGTGAGCCTCACGCTGGTCACCACCGACGACCGCGTCGACGTCCGGGGGACGCGCCGAGCCCGGTTGCCGCTCGTGCCTCCGGGACTCCCCGACACCGCGACAGTCCGCGCCGAGGCGTCAGCCCGCCTGCACCTCGCGCCCTGA